The genomic region NNNNNNNNNNNNNNNNNNNTTGTTTGAAAACTACAATCTGTGTTTTATTAGGGATTGTCAAGAAACCTCTGAGTTTGAAGAAGCAGCAAGACACGAGATGTTTTGATGAACGTCGTTAAGTTCGACgtcttcctttttcttttcttttaaagctattttcctctttttttaattagttttaatagcTTTTTTTTGACTAATCCTATATGGCAATTTGATTGGTAATCAATAGTGAGGTGAATTTAGAGGATTCACcttaggggtgaacccaagttcTGTTCTGATTGAACAAtacttgggttcacccctatgGTGAATCCTCTAATTCACCTCACTATTGATTACCAATCAAATTGCCATATAGGATTAGTCAAAAAAAAgctattaaaactaattaaaaaaagaggaaaatagctttaaaagaaaagaaaaaggaagacGTCGAACTTAACGACGTTCATCAAAACATCTCGTGTCTTGCTGCTTCTTCAAACTCAGAGGTTTCTTGACAATCCCTAATAAAACACAGATTGTAGTTTTCAAACAAAGGTTCGAGATCTGTGTTTTGATCGGTATGTCGCGTTACTCTCTTTTATCCTTATTCAAATTTAAGAATCGATGTTTTTAGATTAGGTCAATTCCCCAAAACAACATAATTAACCTCAAGTATAGTTATTGTTTGTTATCAACAAGGAataagaagatggagaagaagagcatCTAGTTAaaagatatgttttttattGGAATTGAACTTTTGATTAAATCTACGGACCAAGCGGATGTAAGAGAAGGGGAGATTGTTTGTTTCTAAAGAGTATGATGATCGTGGGAATAAAGGGGAAATTTTACCTCACCGAAATCAGCAGCAGAGCCAAAGGGAGAAGACAATGCGTCCTGGATCTGTTTCATGTTATCGGTTtgctcattgatctcatccatCGTCTTGTCAACATCGTCAATGTTTCTGCCAAAACACACATCGCACACTTAGTCTGCtgcttaaataaataaaaaagaggttaggtatatatataaaacacgtACGCAGCTCTCTGCATAGCTTTCATAGTAGCAGCACCAGTCCTCAAAGCATCTACAGTCTCTGTTGTTGCTTTGGCACCTTCCAACATAATCATCTGTAGTTTACAAGAAGAGATATAAAGTCATCGCTTAAAGTAGTAAGCAAACTTTCATCAAaagttaaaaagagaaaaaggttACTTGATCATGGATACGGAGCTGGAAGTTGCCAAGCTGTTCAACTTGTTGCTCATATAATCTCTTCCTTTTCAAACATTGTATAGCCGCTGCACAATAACAAGATATTAAGTTCTCTTGAATCTTCTACTAAACAACAGAGAATACTAATCCCACAAGCACACACAGTCTCTTTAGTGACCAACGAAGAACAAACCAGACCCATTACACAAGCACACACAGTCTCTTTACTCccttgtttcttttcttgttcttgtagagagagaagagagtaatcttcttcttcactcttaGGTTTCTTGCGCCTCaagtcttttcttcttcttcttccttctttgtaGCTTGTTCTCTGCtactcttctttgttcttcttcttgggaACTTCTCTTACATCCGCTTGGTCTGTAGATTTAATCAAAAGTTCAATTCCaataaaaaacatatctttTAACTAGatgctcttcttctccatcttcttcttccttgttgatAACAAACAATAATTATACTTGAGGTTACTTATGTTGTTTTAGCGAATTGATATTTCAACTACAGTTTTGGAAATAATTTGCGCTtattacacatatttaaatttatatttattgacaTTGAACAGGACTACAATGATTTAAGAGCTTAAAACACACCACACCAGATGCacgtatttataattttatatgtatgtatacatatatatacggAAATGTTTATTAAACGTAAATGCTTTgactatttatattaatatatggtgtttacaaaaataaaaaatatattaatgtatatatatgttggtacaaataataataaaaattggaTACAGGTACAGTATGTAATGGTGTTGTGTAGCTTCAAAGAACAGCTTCAACAACACGTGAGGGTTCATGCCGTCGAAGCTGTGATGGCTTGCCGTGAAATTGAGAATAACCTCCATTCTCTCAcaggtttttttttctcctacattttctatttattcatgtaaaatttcaagaaatttcaataaattatttagcaaaaacaaaaatttcaagaaaTTCTTTGATCAGTTTAGCCTTTTtgaaacttatttatttatttatgaggGGATCAGCTGGATACTAAGAATAAGACTTTTGAATATCATATCCTTATTGTAAATCTCTTAGATATATGACTAATAATATTAGAAACCATATATCCCTacacaataataaataatattatatacaattataaaacGCAAGGGTTCGAAATACAATAATAACTCATGAAATTAATCATCTGTGGAATCGATCGGAAAAATAATCTTCTGTGGAAAACAggttattttaatacaaataattgAGTTAGGTATCAAAAGGATCTTGTTGATCATACCAGAAACGAAAAGCCagtaaacataaaactaatatacaattaaatttcTGCGCTCGGTGATGATCATGAACGTAGGAGATgaattacatccctccacaaggctcATCGAATAACAGGACCTAACTCAGCAAGCTGGCCTAATTTATTCGGCTCGGCGAGTAGAGTCGTCAGCTCGGCCCTAGAGTGCTTTTAGCTGTTGGCAAACCCGACCAAAAGCACCCGGCTCGGAGGAACTCCACTCAGGCCCGTATATTCGGTCTCTCCGAATTAAGGCCCAGAGAAGATCAAAGAGAAGAAGCCTATAAAAGAGGAGAAGGAAACAGAAAAAAGGAGATCGACACTTTACACACATACATTGAACGGCTTGATCTAAGGTTTTTAGTCTCTCTTCACTCCTAATCGCTCTGTATCTCTTCCGGTTTGCTCCTCGAGCTCCGGCTTGTTTCCTTGAACTTCTATCACCCTTGTAATCCATTTAATCggtctaataaaacgtctttggTCATCCTATTTCGAGTTCTTTCAacctagtcgactgaatcccgtacaaacaatgaataatatatagatttcacgattatatatagtatatgatatagctttcaaattaaatataagatATGGATATGGTTACTTCGTGCTTAACTATATATGATTATTCGAAAGATGTGAATGTTTCCAGAGACAACAAATTCTTCGGGATAGATCAAAGGAATTAGAATCTGTAACCACTTTTTCCTTTAGGCTTTAGATCATAAAAATGCACTAAAGAGTACGTGTGTTGGAACGCAATTTTTGGAACAGTATGACACATTTCCACGTAGCTAGTCTACATGTGTAGCCGtgggttttaaaatttttaatttttgtcatgACAACTAAATATTTCAACGTGCGCAAACATCCAATGATCCAAATTATCAAAATTCAGATATACACATACTTGTACATGTGTTTAACatgaaagtgatgattttataTGAAAGTGCTTTGGGCTTAGTCCATCCAAATCAATGTAAATCTAGTAGTTGGACTGTTTAACATTTCGTTTAAACTTATTATCTATATATTCCCGTAGGAGCTACATTAGGAGAAGGGTCCGGTGCGACGATGTCCGAGGACGAGGAAGATCTCCACATGGATTTCTCATCGGATACTTCCGGCGTTGGTTTTAGCGGCGGACACGATATGACGGGATTTGGTCCATTGCTTCCGACTGAATCTGAAAGATCTCTTATGGAAAGAGTCAGACAAGAACTTAAACTCGAACTTAAACAGGTAAGCTATGTATATCTTAAGACTCACAACAACAGTATGTTTGtcttatctattttatttatttttgttcttcttgttaAACTTGAacttactgtttttttttttttttggtaaaacttactgtatttatttatttatttaagggTTTTAAATCGAGAATTGAAGATGTAAGAGAAGAGATAATGAGGAAAAGAAGGGCTGGGAAATTGCCTGGAGACACAACCACTGTCTTGAAAAATTGGTGGCAACAACATTGCAAGTGGCCTTACCCTACTGTGAGTACTATACATCTTCTTATATTTATACGAACCAACATACATATTTGGCTAATAATTTAGCTTTGTCTAGTGATTACTCtggtaagtttttttaaaacaccaTATCTGGGTCCAATTATTCGCTTGCCTTTGCATTTACGTTTAcgttttatgtaataatattcTAATTATTATAACATGAAACAGCAAATGGAAATGTAAACGCAAAGAAGCAATTTGGCTCAATTTGGAAATTCACTCAATAGCAACGCATgcagttttttctttctttttatagcCAACATACGATACATACTTATTTACATACAATTTGAAATGTATTAGTAAGTATATAATTGGATCTACCATAATGACCGTTAGAGCCGGTCTGAACATTATGGGAACTATTCAGATTGAGAACTACGAAGTAAGTGACAACAAATTATAGTATAATGTAAAAGATCATGTGATTTGGACAGGAAGACGACAAGGCAAAATTGGTGGAGGAGACAGGATTACAGTTGAAGCAAATCAACAATTGGTTCATTAATCAACGCAAGAGGAACTGGCACAACAACTCTCATTCCCTCACTTCCTTGAAGTCCAAGCGCAAACACTAATCTCTTCTTACTAATTAGTATATAGTTACCACTATAGTTTCATATACGAACTAGTTACATTGCGAATGCTGTTCATGTATTTGGTAATAACGAGGTGTGATTATCAATATCATATACTCACTTTAACTTATTTTACATCGCAA from Brassica oleracea var. oleracea cultivar TO1000 unplaced genomic scaffold, BOL UnpScaffold01061, whole genome shotgun sequence harbors:
- the LOC106320779 gene encoding homeobox protein HD1-like isoform X1, which gives rise to MEEATLGMIGPTVGGGDGEAAVAAEQNRQMKGEIASHPMYEQLLAAHVACLRVATPIDQLPIIEAQLSHSHRLLRSYASIAIGFSHHDRQELDNFLVQYVMVLCSFKEQLQQHVRVHAVEAVMACREIENNLHSLTGATLGEGSGATMSEDEEDLHMDFSSDTSGVGFSGGHDMTGFGPLLPTESERSLMERVRQELKLELKQGFKSRIEDVREEIMRKRRAGKLPGDTTTVLKNWWQQHCKWPYPTEDDKAKLVEETGLQLKQINNWFINQRKRNWHNNSHSLTSLKSKRKH
- the LOC106320779 gene encoding homeobox protein HD1-like isoform X2, with the protein product MEEATLGMIGPTVGGGDGEAAVAAEQNRQMKGEIASHPMYEQLLAAHVACLRVATPIDQLPIIEAQLSHSHRLLRSYASIAIGFSHHDRQELDNFLYVMVLCSFKEQLQQHVRVHAVEAVMACREIENNLHSLTGATLGEGSGATMSEDEEDLHMDFSSDTSGVGFSGGHDMTGFGPLLPTESERSLMERVRQELKLELKQGFKSRIEDVREEIMRKRRAGKLPGDTTTVLKNWWQQHCKWPYPTEDDKAKLVEETGLQLKQINNWFINQRKRNWHNNSHSLTSLKSKRKH